In Synechocystis sp. PCC 6714, the following are encoded in one genomic region:
- a CDS encoding DnaJ C-terminal domain-containing protein: MASTDFKDYYQILGVAKTASEAEIKKQFRKLALKYHPDKNPGDKAAEEKFKEISEAYEVLSDPEKRQKYDQFGRYWQQAGATGQPGGSYGPGVGVDFGGFDFSQYGNFDEFINELLGRFNTPGAGPRTSYSYSTGGPGFNDFGGFGNAQASVGDREATLQLTLAEAFRGVEKRLNLGEEMVTVRIPAGAKNGSRVRVKGKGMANAYGQRGDLYLNLQLTPHPFFQFEGDNLVCELAIAPDEAVLGADIDVPTPDGMVRMKVPPGVKSGQSLRLKGKGWPSPKQGRGDQLVRLIITAPKNPTALERECYEKIRSQRTENPRQAVEKYANLLA, from the coding sequence ATGGCATCAACGGATTTCAAAGACTATTACCAAATTTTAGGAGTGGCCAAAACCGCTTCAGAAGCTGAAATCAAAAAACAGTTTCGTAAATTGGCGCTCAAATATCATCCCGATAAGAATCCTGGCGATAAGGCGGCGGAAGAAAAATTTAAGGAAATTAGCGAAGCCTACGAAGTGCTTTCCGATCCGGAGAAACGGCAGAAATATGATCAATTTGGCCGCTATTGGCAACAGGCTGGGGCGACGGGACAACCCGGTGGTAGCTATGGCCCTGGGGTGGGAGTGGATTTTGGCGGCTTTGACTTTAGCCAGTATGGCAATTTTGACGAATTTATTAATGAACTGTTGGGACGGTTCAATACCCCCGGTGCTGGCCCCAGGACTTCCTACAGCTATTCCACCGGCGGCCCCGGCTTCAATGATTTTGGTGGCTTTGGTAATGCCCAGGCTTCCGTTGGCGATCGGGAAGCAACCCTACAGTTAACTTTGGCAGAAGCTTTTCGGGGAGTGGAAAAACGTCTCAACTTAGGGGAAGAAATGGTCACCGTGCGGATTCCTGCCGGGGCAAAAAATGGCAGTCGGGTCAGGGTTAAAGGTAAAGGTATGGCTAATGCCTACGGCCAGAGGGGGGATTTGTATCTCAACTTGCAATTAACACCCCATCCCTTTTTCCAATTTGAAGGGGATAATTTGGTCTGTGAATTGGCGATCGCCCCCGATGAAGCGGTGTTGGGGGCCGACATTGATGTGCCCACCCCCGATGGCATGGTGCGAATGAAAGTACCCCCAGGGGTAAAATCCGGTCAATCCCTACGGTTAAAGGGCAAAGGTTGGCCTAGCCCCAAACAGGGCCGGGGCGATCAATTGGTGCGTTTAATCATCACTGCTCCGAAAAATCCGACTGCCCTTGAACGGGAATGCTACGAGAAAATCCGCAGTCAAAGGACAGAAAATCCCCGCCAAGCAGTGGAGAAATACGCTAATTTGTTGGCTTAA
- a CDS encoding aldehyde dehydrogenase family protein, whose amino-acid sequence MNIAKTIVVEQRNFFRQNKTKSMRERLMALTKLKGHIQAQEEEIITALKQDFGKPPFESYVNEILGVIREINYYQKHLKEWSRSRRVGTNLMVFPASAQLRPEPLGVVLIISPWNYPFYLCLMPLIGAIAAGNCVVIKPSEYTPATSAVIAQLIESVFPPSWATVLEGDETISQQLLQEKFDHIFFTGSPRVGRLIMAAAADNLTPVTLELGGKSPCVVDREINLQETAKRIIWGKLVNAGQTCVAPDYLLVEQSCLEQLLPALQQAIKTLFGENPAHSPDYTRIVNQRQWSRLVSLLSHGKVFTGGEHNEGDRYIAPTLIIDPDLNSPLMQGEIFGPILPILTYQSLSEAIDFINTKPKPLALYFFSNNGQKQEQILQSTSSGSVCFNDILLHLTVADLPFGGVGESGMGRYHGKATFDTFSNYKSILRRPFWGETNLRYPPYGKKMNLIKKLFS is encoded by the coding sequence ATGAATATTGCTAAAACTATTGTTGTCGAGCAAAGAAACTTTTTTCGACAAAATAAAACTAAATCTATGCGAGAGAGGTTGATGGCCCTGACAAAATTGAAAGGGCATATTCAAGCTCAGGAAGAGGAAATTATTACGGCGCTTAAGCAAGATTTTGGCAAGCCGCCCTTTGAAAGCTATGTGAATGAAATTTTAGGGGTAATTAGGGAAATTAATTATTATCAAAAACATCTCAAAGAATGGTCCCGGTCCCGAAGGGTAGGCACGAATCTAATGGTTTTTCCGGCCAGCGCCCAGTTAAGACCAGAACCCCTCGGTGTAGTGCTAATTATTAGCCCCTGGAATTATCCTTTTTATCTTTGTTTAATGCCCTTAATTGGGGCGATCGCCGCTGGAAATTGTGTGGTAATTAAACCATCAGAATATACCCCAGCCACCAGTGCTGTAATTGCACAGTTGATTGAGTCCGTATTTCCTCCGTCCTGGGCAACGGTGTTGGAGGGGGATGAAACCATTAGCCAACAACTGCTACAGGAAAAATTTGACCATATTTTCTTTACCGGCAGTCCTAGGGTAGGTCGGTTAATTATGGCGGCGGCGGCGGACAATCTAACCCCGGTAACATTGGAATTGGGGGGTAAATCTCCCTGTGTGGTGGATAGGGAAATCAACCTCCAGGAAACAGCAAAACGCATTATTTGGGGCAAGCTAGTCAATGCTGGCCAAACCTGTGTGGCACCGGATTATTTATTGGTGGAGCAATCCTGCCTGGAACAACTTTTACCAGCTTTACAACAAGCAATTAAGACACTTTTCGGAGAAAATCCAGCCCATAGCCCTGACTACACTCGCATTGTTAACCAACGACAATGGTCACGACTAGTAAGTCTATTAAGCCATGGCAAAGTATTTACGGGGGGAGAACATAACGAAGGCGATCGCTACATTGCCCCAACTTTAATCATCGATCCAGATTTGAATTCTCCCCTAATGCAAGGGGAAATATTTGGCCCAATTTTGCCAATTTTAACTTATCAGAGTTTATCAGAAGCAATAGATTTTATTAACACCAAACCTAAACCTTTGGCACTTTACTTTTTTAGTAACAATGGGCAAAAACAGGAACAAATTTTGCAATCTACCAGCTCCGGTAGTGTTTGTTTCAATGATATTTTGCTCCATTTAACTGTGGCAGACTTACCCTTTGGTGGGGTAGGAGAAAGCGGTATGGGCCGTTACCATGGTAAAGCTACCTTTGACACATTTAGCAACTATAAAAGTATTTTAAGGCGACCTTTTTGGGGAGAGACCAATTTACGCTATCCTCCCTATGGCAAAAAAATGAATTTAATCAAAAAGTTGTTCTCCTAG
- a CDS encoding methyltransferase domain-containing protein: MASASTVSTDLYEKIKDFYDDSSGLWENVWGEHMHHGYYGPHGTYRIDRRQAQIDLITELLAWAVPQESPKPKKILDLGCGIGGSSLYLAQQYQAEVMGVSLSPVQVERAGERGRALGLGSICQFQVANALALPFPSNSFDWVWSLESGEHMPNKAQFLQGAWRVLKPGGRLILATWCHRPLDPGNGPLSADERRHLQAIYDVYCLPYVVSLPDYEAIARECGFGEIKTADWSVAVAPFWDRVIESAFDPQVLWALGQAGPKIINAALCLRLMKWGYERGLVRFGLLTGTKPLV, encoded by the coding sequence ATGGCCAGCGCCTCCACCGTCAGTACAGACCTTTACGAAAAAATTAAAGACTTCTACGACGACTCCAGCGGTCTCTGGGAAAATGTCTGGGGTGAGCACATGCACCACGGCTACTATGGTCCCCACGGCACCTATCGGATTGATCGTCGCCAGGCGCAAATTGATTTAATCACAGAATTATTAGCCTGGGCAGTGCCCCAGGAAAGTCCGAAACCGAAGAAAATTCTCGATTTGGGCTGTGGCATCGGCGGTAGCAGCTTGTATTTGGCCCAGCAATACCAAGCAGAGGTGATGGGAGTAAGTCTTTCTCCCGTGCAGGTGGAACGGGCCGGAGAACGAGGCAGAGCGCTGGGGTTAGGGTCAATCTGTCAGTTTCAAGTGGCCAATGCCCTGGCGTTACCATTTCCTTCCAACTCTTTCGACTGGGTTTGGTCTTTGGAAAGCGGGGAGCATATGCCCAACAAAGCCCAATTTTTGCAAGGAGCGTGGCGGGTGCTCAAGCCCGGCGGCAGATTGATTTTAGCTACCTGGTGTCACCGTCCCCTTGACCCCGGCAATGGCCCCCTCAGCGCCGATGAGCGTCGCCATCTCCAAGCCATTTATGACGTGTACTGCCTACCCTATGTGGTTTCTCTGCCAGATTACGAGGCGATCGCCAGAGAATGTGGCTTTGGGGAAATTAAAACTGCCGATTGGTCTGTGGCAGTGGCACCTTTTTGGGATCGGGTGATTGAGTCTGCCTTTGATCCCCAGGTGTTATGGGCGTTGGGGCAAGCCGGGCCAAAAATTATCAATGCTGCCCTCTGCTTACGGTTAATGAAATGGGGCTATGAAAGAGGATTAGTGCGCTTTGGCCTATTAACGGGGACAAAACCTTTAGTTTGA
- a CDS encoding class I SAM-dependent methyltransferase, with product MGKGITGFDPSLYSYLQNISAEESVHLAQLRRETAHLPGASMQITPEQGQFLALLIGLTRAKRVLEIGVFRGYSTLAMALQLPSDGQIIACDQDPNATAIAKEYWQRAGVAEKISLRLGPALATLEELAEIKPLPQFDLIFIDADKRNYPHYYEVSLNLLRRGGLVVIDNVLWQGKVAEVDPQEPQTRVLQQFNRNLAQDERVRISVIPLGDGMTLAVKR from the coding sequence ATGGGTAAAGGTATCACCGGTTTTGATCCTAGTCTTTACTCCTATCTGCAAAATATTAGTGCAGAGGAGTCAGTGCATTTGGCACAATTGCGACGGGAAACGGCCCATTTACCCGGTGCCTCCATGCAAATTACGCCTGAACAGGGCCAATTCCTTGCCTTGCTGATCGGTTTGACCAGGGCCAAACGAGTGCTGGAAATTGGTGTTTTTCGGGGATACAGTACCCTAGCCATGGCATTACAACTTCCCTCCGACGGTCAAATCATTGCCTGTGACCAAGATCCCAACGCCACGGCGATCGCCAAGGAATATTGGCAGAGGGCTGGGGTGGCAGAAAAAATTAGTTTAAGGTTGGGGCCGGCACTGGCAACATTGGAAGAATTAGCCGAGATCAAGCCATTGCCTCAATTTGACCTGATTTTTATTGATGCCGATAAAAGAAACTATCCCCACTACTACGAAGTCAGCTTGAATTTATTACGGCGGGGAGGATTAGTTGTTATTGACAATGTACTCTGGCAAGGAAAAGTGGCGGAAGTTGACCCCCAAGAACCCCAAACTAGAGTTTTGCAACAATTTAACCGTAATCTAGCCCAGGATGAACGGGTAAGGATCAGCGTGATTCCCCTGGGGGATGGTATGACGTTGGCGGTTAAGCGATAG
- a CDS encoding TIGR04283 family arsenosugar biosynthesis glycosyltransferase — MVEFPQLSIVIPVLNEAKIAEQYLRQFNHDPRLEILIIDGGSRDSTVELCQTYADCLPLQVLVSPRPGRACQMNYGASLAQGEWLLFLHLDSILPGDFFDQIAQILDHPEYIAGAFGLAIDLPGWPYRWLEKLILWRSIYAQFPYGDQGLFIRRRDFQRLGGFADLPIMEDYQFMQMLGKQRGKVAIAKGKVTTSGRRWQKLGLLRTTAINQAVVVGYHLGITPPTLAKWYRGTKPNRGNRTNWDGTSC; from the coding sequence ATGGTTGAATTTCCCCAGTTGAGCATTGTCATTCCTGTACTTAATGAAGCAAAAATTGCTGAGCAGTATTTGCGGCAATTTAATCATGATCCGCGGCTGGAAATATTAATTATTGATGGGGGTAGCCGGGATAGCACAGTGGAGTTATGCCAGACCTATGCTGATTGTTTACCTTTGCAAGTTTTGGTTAGCCCCCGACCAGGCAGGGCCTGCCAAATGAATTACGGTGCTAGTTTAGCCCAGGGTGAATGGCTGTTATTTTTACACTTAGATAGCATTTTACCGGGGGATTTTTTTGATCAAATTGCTCAAATTCTCGATCACCCTGAATATATTGCCGGAGCTTTTGGCTTAGCTATTGATCTACCGGGATGGCCCTATCGCTGGCTAGAAAAATTAATCCTTTGGCGCTCTATTTATGCCCAATTCCCCTACGGAGATCAAGGTTTGTTTATCCGACGGCGAGATTTTCAACGGTTGGGAGGGTTTGCTGATTTGCCCATCATGGAAGACTACCAGTTTATGCAAATGCTAGGAAAACAACGGGGAAAAGTGGCGATCGCCAAGGGGAAAGTAACTACCTCCGGACGGCGGTGGCAAAAGCTGGGACTACTGCGGACTACGGCCATTAACCAAGCTGTGGTGGTGGGCTATCATTTGGGCATTACTCCCCCAACTTTGGCTAAGTGGTACCGGGGCACAAAACCGAATCGGGGGAACCGGACAAACTGGGACGGTACTTCTTGTTAG
- the hppD gene encoding 4-hydroxyphenylpyruvate dioxygenase, whose amino-acid sequence MEFDYLHLYVDDYPTADHCYQHQWGFTCLNKVNTDQGITGIYQQGQILLLISAPASSLSQYNDYLQKHPPGIGEVAWQVDNWQSFQHQLTELQIETRPTIHPLTKAKGLTFLLWGDVSHSIYPVRSGLNQNKTLDGVGLTAIDHVVVNIAGEQFGQTSQWYQQIFGWSVQQSFTINTPHSGLYSEALASANGKVQFNLNCPTDKSSQIQTFLANNHGAGIQHVAFSTTSITQTIAHLQERGVNFLKIPTVYYQQQRKDNYFNYSNLDWDILQRLEILLDDQDDTGKRLLLQIFSQPCYGVGTLFWEIIERRHRAEGFGQGNFQALYEAVEALEKQLEVP is encoded by the coding sequence ATGGAATTCGACTACCTTCATTTATATGTTGACGATTATCCCACCGCGGACCATTGCTATCAACACCAATGGGGCTTCACTTGCTTAAATAAAGTTAATACTGACCAAGGAATTACTGGCATTTACCAACAGGGGCAAATTCTTCTCCTAATTTCGGCACCAGCATCTAGTTTGAGTCAATATAACGACTATCTCCAGAAACATCCCCCCGGCATAGGCGAGGTGGCTTGGCAGGTGGATAACTGGCAAAGTTTTCAGCATCAATTAACAGAACTACAAATAGAAACTAGACCAACTATTCATCCCCTGACTAAAGCAAAAGGATTAACTTTTTTGCTCTGGGGAGATGTAAGCCATAGCATTTATCCTGTTCGTTCTGGGCTAAATCAAAACAAAACGTTGGATGGTGTTGGTTTAACTGCCATTGACCATGTGGTGGTGAATATTGCTGGGGAACAATTTGGCCAAACTTCCCAATGGTATCAACAAATTTTTGGCTGGTCAGTGCAACAGAGTTTTACCATCAATACGCCCCATTCTGGTCTTTACAGCGAAGCCCTGGCCAGTGCCAATGGTAAAGTTCAATTTAACCTCAATTGTCCCACCGACAAAAGTTCCCAAATTCAAACTTTTTTAGCCAATAACCATGGAGCTGGCATTCAACATGTTGCTTTTTCCACTACTAGTATTACGCAAACTATAGCCCATCTGCAGGAAAGAGGCGTAAACTTTTTAAAAATCCCCACTGTTTATTATCAACAGCAACGCAAGGACAACTATTTTAATTATTCAAATTTAGACTGGGATATTTTACAGCGCTTAGAAATTTTGCTGGATGATCAAGATGATACGGGGAAGCGATTGCTGCTGCAAATTTTTAGTCAGCCTTGCTATGGAGTTGGTACTCTGTTTTGGGAAATTATTGAACGTCGCCACCGGGCGGAAGGGTTTGGACAAGGAAATTTTCAAGCTCTCTATGAAGCGGTGGAAGCTTTAGAAAAACAGCTAGAAGTGCCATAA
- a CDS encoding potassium channel family protein, producing the protein MFGKFGKYRQKNLDNWHYRNLFWSIVLLLIFTSFVQTALEGIITSLLLTVTILVMVNNLAITPQWKHCLRGLLAIALGCDLLTLLISSPIISQKLFTLADIVYAVFLGAAIVTISQQLNKAHKVDQNILLGAISVYLLIGILWFLLYRIAYIISPSNFDGLQNDGINNFILLYFSFTTLTTLGYGDITPTDSIAMGLSNMEAIIGQMYSVIFVARLVSLYTTDMNQHPQSSDDSRAD; encoded by the coding sequence ATGTTTGGCAAATTTGGCAAATATCGACAGAAAAATCTTGATAACTGGCATTATCGCAATCTGTTTTGGTCAATTGTTTTATTGCTGATTTTCACTTCCTTTGTGCAAACAGCCCTGGAGGGGATTATTACTTCCCTTCTGCTAACGGTTACCATTTTGGTGATGGTAAATAATCTGGCCATTACCCCCCAGTGGAAACATTGTTTGCGGGGGCTGCTGGCGATCGCCCTTGGTTGTGACCTATTGACCTTACTGATCAGTAGTCCGATTATTTCCCAAAAGTTGTTTACCTTGGCGGACATAGTTTATGCCGTTTTTCTCGGTGCAGCCATAGTCACGATCAGTCAACAGTTGAATAAAGCCCACAAAGTCGATCAAAATATCTTGCTTGGCGCGATTAGCGTTTATCTACTGATCGGAATTTTGTGGTTTTTGCTCTATCGCATCGCCTACATCATCTCCCCCAGTAATTTTGATGGCCTACAAAACGATGGCATCAATAATTTTATTTTGCTCTATTTCAGTTTTACGACCCTGACTACTTTGGGCTATGGCGACATAACCCCCACCGACTCCATTGCTATGGGACTCTCCAACATGGAAGCCATTATCGGACAAATGTATTCAGTGATTTTCGTTGCTCGCCTGGTCAGTCTTTACACCACGGATATGAACCAACATCCGCAATCCTCGGACGACAGCCGGGCCGATTGA
- a CDS encoding SulP family inorganic anion transporter: MATTLLSPTRFVHGLRFDNLRGDIFGGITAAIVALPLALAFGVASGAGPMAGLYGAICTGFFAALFGGTPAQISGPTGPMTVVIASTFANLTASNPENSWAMALTVVMFGGIFQVVLGLLGLGKYITFMPYTVISGFMSGIGVIIVILQIAPLLGHQTAPGVVASLQAIPTYLSDVNFAALGLGLVALAIVFFSPPRINRILPAPLIALVLGTVISVIFFGHVPLPRIGEIPSGLPSLHLPYLSWGSLQQMLLYSIMLAVLGSLDSLLTSLVADNISRSHHDSDRELVGQGIGNFISGLCGGLPGAGATMRTVININSGGRTPIAGMIHALILLIIVLKAGQLTEPIPHAVLAGILIKVGIDIVDWSFLKRAHQLSTKGAGLMYLVLGLTVFVDLITAVAVGVFVANLFTVKNLTDLQLDSIKSVTRADGEDWLLEEEQQILREANGRIFMFHLSGPMSFGAAKSIARRLAIVENYDVLILDLATVPRLGITALLAIETMLKDALAKQREVFLVGAKGQVQARLQQLPVLGQLSPHHRLESRLLALQMAAACINVD, from the coding sequence ATGGCTACTACCCTACTTTCCCCCACCCGTTTTGTCCATGGGCTTCGTTTCGATAATCTGCGGGGGGATATTTTCGGTGGCATCACAGCGGCGATCGTGGCCTTACCCTTAGCCCTGGCTTTTGGGGTCGCTTCCGGAGCTGGGCCCATGGCAGGATTGTACGGAGCTATTTGTACAGGATTTTTCGCTGCTCTGTTTGGGGGAACGCCAGCCCAAATTAGTGGCCCAACGGGACCGATGACGGTGGTAATAGCTTCAACTTTTGCCAATTTAACCGCCAGTAATCCAGAAAATAGTTGGGCTATGGCCCTAACGGTGGTGATGTTCGGTGGCATTTTCCAGGTGGTTTTGGGGCTACTCGGTTTGGGTAAATACATTACCTTTATGCCCTACACCGTCATTTCTGGTTTTATGTCCGGCATTGGCGTGATCATCGTGATTTTGCAAATTGCCCCTCTATTGGGACACCAAACAGCCCCGGGTGTGGTGGCTTCCCTGCAAGCAATTCCCACTTATCTCAGTGATGTCAACTTTGCCGCCCTGGGTTTAGGCTTAGTGGCCCTGGCCATCGTCTTTTTTTCCCCACCCCGTATTAACCGGATTTTGCCTGCTCCCCTCATTGCCCTGGTGCTGGGAACGGTAATTTCAGTTATTTTTTTCGGGCATGTACCTTTGCCCCGCATTGGCGAAATTCCTTCCGGTCTGCCCAGTCTCCATTTGCCCTATCTCAGTTGGGGCAGTTTGCAACAAATGTTGCTTTACAGCATCATGCTGGCGGTGTTAGGTTCCCTGGACTCTTTGCTGACTTCCCTAGTGGCAGACAACATTAGTCGTAGTCATCACGATTCGGATCGGGAATTGGTAGGGCAGGGCATTGGCAATTTTATCTCTGGTTTATGTGGTGGTTTACCTGGGGCTGGGGCCACCATGCGGACGGTGATCAATATCAATTCCGGTGGCAGGACTCCGATCGCCGGGATGATTCATGCGTTGATTTTACTCATTATCGTTCTCAAAGCAGGACAGTTAACGGAACCTATTCCCCACGCTGTTTTGGCCGGCATTCTGATCAAAGTGGGCATTGACATTGTCGATTGGAGTTTTCTCAAGCGGGCTCACCAGCTTTCCACCAAGGGAGCAGGGTTAATGTATCTGGTGTTGGGGTTGACGGTGTTTGTGGATTTGATTACTGCAGTGGCGGTGGGGGTGTTTGTCGCGAATTTATTTACTGTGAAAAATTTGACCGATCTTCAACTCGATTCCATTAAAAGCGTGACCCGAGCCGATGGAGAAGACTGGCTTTTGGAAGAAGAACAGCAAATTTTGCGGGAAGCCAATGGGCGCATTTTTATGTTCCATCTCAGTGGCCCCATGAGCTTTGGGGCGGCTAAATCCATTGCCCGTCGGCTAGCCATTGTGGAAAATTACGACGTGCTCATCCTGGACCTAGCCACAGTGCCTCGTCTCGGTATCACTGCCCTGTTGGCGATCGAAACCATGCTCAAGGATGCGTTGGCCAAACAAAGGGAAGTTTTTTTGGTGGGGGCCAAGGGCCAGGTGCAAGCTCGATTGCAACAGTTGCCGGTGTTGGGCCAATTGTCACCCCATCATCGCTTGGAAAGTCGTTTGTTGGCTTTACAAATGGCCGCCGCCTGCATCAATGTTGATTAG